The Paenibacillus sp. RUD330 genome has a segment encoding these proteins:
- a CDS encoding glycerophosphodiester phosphodiesterase family protein, with protein MTGEIEQDGNAGGPIVIGHRGAAGEAPENTLASFRLAAEQGSHMVELDIHLSEDGKLIVCHDDTLDRTTDRTGAIRSLHSDAIRGADAGSWFSPSFAGERVPFLEEVYDLLPPHIEINVEVKDAGGALLDEVLLDYLRGGNRLERTVVSSFDHKLLLRLKQAEPELRIGLLYAADLIHHASYAALLETEVWSLHPHHGLIGAKDVEDAVAAGLRIYPYTANHPAEWDRLAAIGVTGIITDYPGRLMEHLSRR; from the coding sequence ATGACAGGAGAAATCGAGCAGGACGGAAATGCAGGCGGCCCGATCGTGATCGGGCATAGAGGCGCAGCCGGGGAGGCGCCCGAGAACACGCTGGCGAGCTTCAGGCTTGCGGCCGAGCAAGGAAGCCATATGGTGGAGCTGGACATTCACTTGTCGGAGGACGGCAAGCTCATCGTCTGTCATGACGATACGCTCGACCGGACGACGGACCGCACCGGAGCGATCCGCTCGCTGCATTCGGACGCCATCCGCGGGGCGGATGCCGGGAGCTGGTTCTCGCCTTCGTTTGCCGGGGAAAGGGTGCCGTTTCTGGAGGAAGTCTACGACCTCCTTCCGCCGCACATCGAAATCAACGTTGAAGTCAAGGATGCCGGAGGCGCGCTGCTCGACGAAGTTCTGCTGGACTACCTCCGCGGCGGCAATCGCCTGGAGCGCACCGTCGTGTCCTCCTTCGACCACAAGCTGCTGCTGAGGCTGAAGCAGGCGGAGCCGGAGCTCCGCATCGGACTGCTGTATGCCGCCGATCTCATCCATCATGCTTCTTATGCGGCGCTGCTGGAGACGGAGGTATGGTCGCTCCATCCGCATCACGGCCTGATCGGAGCCAAGGATGTCGAGGACGCCGTCGCCGCGGGGCTCCGCATCTATCCTTACACGGCCAATCACCCCGCCGAATGGGACCGTCTTGCAGCTATCGGCGTGACGGGCATCATCACCGATTATCCGGGCCGATTGATGGAGCATCTGAGCCGCCGTTGA